In Tachysurus fulvidraco isolate hzauxx_2018 chromosome 25, HZAU_PFXX_2.0, whole genome shotgun sequence, the following proteins share a genomic window:
- the cmc1 gene encoding COX assembly mitochondrial protein homolog isoform X1 has translation MHVFGPGELSNKGSFKEEPRLRHVERDVLIPKLMRQKAKELCAQHVEAFTQCCKDSGLLMVVKCREENNALKQCLTKHYTDPAFYEECKQQYIKEKQDYERTGISAKHRAQRLPTSM, from the exons atgcatgtctttggaccgggggagctTTCAAATAAAGGTTCATTTAAAG aagagccTCGCCTCAGACACGTGGAACGTGACGTCTTGATCCCAAAACTGATGAGACAGAAAGCTAAAGAACTCTGTGCTCAACACGTTGAAG CATTCACACAGTGCTGTAAGGACAGCGGGCTGCTCATGGTGGTGAAATGCAGAGAGGAAAACAACGCCCTGAAACAGTGTCTCACCAAAca TTACACAGATCCAGCGTTCTATGAGGAGTGTAAGCAGCAGTATATCAAAGAGAAACAGGACTATGAGCGCACCGGCATCTCGGCCAAGCACAGAGCACAGAGATTACCTACCAGCATGTAG
- the cmc1 gene encoding COX assembly mitochondrial protein homolog isoform X2 produces METSNSEEPRLRHVERDVLIPKLMRQKAKELCAQHVEAFTQCCKDSGLLMVVKCREENNALKQCLTKHYTDPAFYEECKQQYIKEKQDYERTGISAKHRAQRLPTSM; encoded by the exons ATGGAGACTTCAAACTCAG aagagccTCGCCTCAGACACGTGGAACGTGACGTCTTGATCCCAAAACTGATGAGACAGAAAGCTAAAGAACTCTGTGCTCAACACGTTGAAG CATTCACACAGTGCTGTAAGGACAGCGGGCTGCTCATGGTGGTGAAATGCAGAGAGGAAAACAACGCCCTGAAACAGTGTCTCACCAAAca TTACACAGATCCAGCGTTCTATGAGGAGTGTAAGCAGCAGTATATCAAAGAGAAACAGGACTATGAGCGCACCGGCATCTCGGCCAAGCACAGAGCACAGAGATTACCTACCAGCATGTAG
- the cmc1 gene encoding COX assembly mitochondrial protein homolog isoform X3, which translates to METSNSEPRLRHVERDVLIPKLMRQKAKELCAQHVEAFTQCCKDSGLLMVVKCREENNALKQCLTKHYTDPAFYEECKQQYIKEKQDYERTGISAKHRAQRLPTSM; encoded by the exons ATGGAGACTTCAAACTCAG agccTCGCCTCAGACACGTGGAACGTGACGTCTTGATCCCAAAACTGATGAGACAGAAAGCTAAAGAACTCTGTGCTCAACACGTTGAAG CATTCACACAGTGCTGTAAGGACAGCGGGCTGCTCATGGTGGTGAAATGCAGAGAGGAAAACAACGCCCTGAAACAGTGTCTCACCAAAca TTACACAGATCCAGCGTTCTATGAGGAGTGTAAGCAGCAGTATATCAAAGAGAAACAGGACTATGAGCGCACCGGCATCTCGGCCAAGCACAGAGCACAGAGATTACCTACCAGCATGTAG